The genomic stretch CAGGTCCGCGATGTCGGCAATGCTGGCCACGCGCGTGAAGCAATCGGACAATCCGCGGGCGCGAAGATTGCTTTCGACGGATTGTACAAGCGGGCCAATTCCGACCATGAGGAAGTGCACGTCGGCGCGTCTTCGCCGCAATTCCCCGGCCATGCGGACAAACAGGCCGTGGTCTTTCACGGGGCTGAAATTCGCGACGATTCCTACCACCCGGCTGCAAGGGGGAATGTTGTATCGCGGACGCAACCCATGCGGATCGGCACGGCGTATGAACAGGTCCGGCGCGATTCCGTTGGGAATGATGCGGAACAGGCGCGGATCGGCCCGTTCCTGCGCGATTGCGAATTCGGCCACGGCGCGGCTGTTCGCGACGACGCAATCCACCCATTGATTCGCCCGGCGCTGGATGAACAGGTGCCGCCTCTTTTTCCAAGTAGCGAGTTGACGGCGGCTCGAAATCACGACCGGCACGCCGGTCTGTCTTGCGGCCAGATTCGCATACAGATCGAACCCGAAGAGAAACGAGTGAACCACGTCCGGGCGGTGCGCCTCGAAGACACGCCGCAATTTCCACCACGCCGACGGATCCCATCCACTGCACACGCCCAATTCCATGACGCGCGCGCCGGCGCGGCGCGCTTCGCCGGCCAGCGCGCCGGCGCGGTTTGTGCATGCAACGGTCAAATCGCAATCCCTTGCGAGGCCCTGCAACAGATACAACAGTTGCCGTTCGGTTCCAGCGATTTCGAGCGAGGGGATGACATAACAGACACGCATCATGGCAGCGACCTCAGCAGGCCGAGCAGGCGCGGCGCGGCATCGCATAGCGCGTAGCGTTCTTCGACGGTGGCGCGGCCCGCTTCACCGATACGCCGGCGTAGCGCGGGGTCGCGCAGGCGGGCGAAGGCATCGAGCCATTCCGCATCGTTGTCCGCAAAGATCCCGTTTTCGTCATGGCGCATGAATTCGAGAACCGCACCGAACGGCGTCGCCACGCAGGGCACGCTACAGGCCATGTATTGCAACGCCTTGAGCGCGCATTTGCCGCGCATCCATTCTTCCTTGGGTTGCGGCATGATGCCGGCGGAAAAGGATCGGATCGTTTCGAGTTCGCGATCGAGCGACCACGGCGCGACTTCGGCGCCGTCGAATGGCACGCGCGCCGCATCCGCGCCGACCAGCCGCACGGATCCCCGCATCGCCGCCAATGCCCCGGCGGCGGGCGCGAGGCATACGGTGGTGCTCGCATTGCCTATCCAGCCGATGCGGAACGCGTCCTGCGGCGGGCCGGGAGTAAAACGGTTCGTGTCCACGACTGTCGGGAAATGTTCGACACGCGCGCCGGCGCCTTTCGCCGCTTCGGCCAGCCATGCGTTGCCCGCGAGCACAAGGTCGGCCATCGCGAACAGGCGGAGGATCTGGCTGCGATCCTCGATGGGGCGGCAGACGGGGGGCAACGGGTGCGGCGGCGCGAGATGAACCGCATCGTCCATGTCGTAAACGAGCCGGCGCGCCTGCGCGCGCAGCAATTCCGGCAACCCCCGGACGTATGCGGTCATGATGGCCTTCTGGACGAAGACCACATCATAACGGCGCGCGCCGAGGATTTGGCCGACGCGGCGAACCGTTTCGCGCGCGTGATACCAGAAGGGACGATGCCGCCGGTTCGGCCCGGTAAGCGCGTCCCATTCGGGAGCCGTCAGCGGGCATGCAACCGTGCATGAAATGCCGCGCGATTCGAGATACGGCACGAATTGCGCCACCCGGTACCGCGAACTCGCGGCCACGTCGGGATAGAGTGTCAAAAAAAGGACTTTCACCACGTGTTTCCCGGCAGCATGAGGAATTTGGACGTGTCCGGCAAAGGGACGTCAAAGGCAAAGATGACTTGACCAACGATCGCAGTGGCCATTTTGTTCTTTGAGTTCCCTGCCGAAAAGCCTTTTATGTTAGCAACGGCTGCACACGCGCCCATGCTTCGTCCACGGTTATGCGTTCGAGACAGGTTGGCCGGCCCCGGATGCAATGCCCCGGCGCCGCTTCGGTCTGGCCGTTGTTCCAACATCCCTGGCACGGCTCCTCGCTCAGAATGGCCTTCAGGCCGTCATCGCCGGGCATGAGTATAGAGGGATTCGTGGGTCCGAACAATGCCACCACGGGCGTGTCGGCCGCGCGGGCAAGGTGCATCAGTCCCGAATCGCAGCAAACAAGCAGCCGCGCCGCATGAAGAATGCAGGCGGCTTCGCGAACCGTCGTTTGCCCCATCAACGAATGTCGAACCCCGATGGGCTCGTCGTTGCGGCCCAATTCGACGACCGGGAAGCCGTACGCCTCGATGATTTCGCACAGCGCGCGCCAGCGATCCAGGGGCCAACGCTTGATCGCCCACGAGGCGCCCGGCGCCACCGCCACGAAACGCCCGCCGTATCGCGCGACGGACGGCGCGGACCAGTCCGTCAAATGGAGCCGCGGACGTTCCGCCGGTATTGGAATGCCCGCCAGGCGCGCGTAATGCGCGATACGGATTTCCGTGCGCGGCCCGCTGCGCAACAGGATGCAACGGTCCGGCGTCATGCGCTCATTGACCGCGTCCACCGCGGGATTGCCCTCGAGCAGTTCGGGAAAGTTGCACGACACGGCGATCCGGCAATCCGGAAACGCCTTTCGGAGTCCGCCGTAAACCGGAAGCGCCATGATTTCATCGCCCAGACGCCAGCAAATTTCAACCCGGATCGTGCGCGGGAGGCCAAGCAGACCCTTGACCCGCCAGCGGGCGGCGCGCATGCTCCGATCGAGAATACGGTTCATTTTTTCTGCTGTTGGAAAATCCATATCATGGAGGACGCCCGGGTAATCCGTCGCATCCGCGTGGGATTGGCCGGGTTCCCCATTTACAATCGTTTGACGCCAAATCCTCCGCCGACTTCAATGACGGCGCCGGTCGCATATCCAAATGCGCCTTCGGCCAGCGCGGCCACGGCCTTTCCAATGTCTTCGGGCGTTCCCCAGCGCGGTTGGAGCAGCAACCCATCGGCAATCAGGCGATCATATTTTTCCCTGACGCCGGCGGTCATGTCGGTGGCGATGATGCCCGGTCGGATTTCGTACACATTGATGCCGTACTCGGCCAAGCGCACGGCGAAATTCCGCGCGACCATGCTCAGGCCGGCTTTGCTGACACAATATTCCGCGCGGTTCGGGCTGGCGGTATCCGCCGAGATGCTCGTGATAAACACGATGGACGGTCGTGACGCCGAGTCGTCATGTGTCTGCCGGATCATCTGCCGCGCCACCCGCTGCGTGAAAAAAAACGGTCCGCGAAGATTGATTCCCATCACACGGTCGTAACTTTCCGTCGTCGTATCGAGAATATCGAGCCGCGTGGCCGGCGCGACGCCCGCATTGTTCACCAGCAGGTCAATGCGCCCGAACGCGGCCAGCGCCTCGTCGAGCAGGCTGGCGTGACAGGCGAGGTCCGCCAGATCGCCAATGACCGGCAGGCACCGCGCGCCCAGCGCCTCGATGCGCGCGGCCGTTTCCCGCAACGGTCCTTCCAACCGCGTCGCCATCGCGGCGATATCGTACCCGCGGGCCGCCAGTTCGAGCGCAATGCCGCGTCCGATACCCCGGCTCGCGCCCGTTACCAACGCTACTGCCTTGCCCATGCGACCACCTCCTCCTTTTCTCCGAGGGCTTCATTTTGTTCCACCGGCATCCTGAAAACAACCCCGCGCACGCGAAACCTTTACGGCCTTTCGGGTATATCACGGATGGATGACGCTTTTTGTGAATTGACAGGCTTTTGCATACAATGGCCGGGCCGTGCGTACCAACACAAATAAATATCTTTGCGATGGACTTGGTGTCCTTGCCGTACTATTCGCCGCCGTTGCTTGGGCGGATTACCCCCCGCTTTGCCTCGAAATAAGCCCGGACCATCCCCTTTTCCTCTTCCAACATCCGGGCGACGAATCCCTCGACACCGGCGCCTACGCGCAACTCGTTATCCAGGCATGGAACCAACTGCCGGGGGATTTACACACGTTGTCGGCGATACAGGTCGAAGCGCGCGGCCCCGATGCCGCGTCCCGGCATGCATGGTTTCGGCGTCTCTTGATGGCGTTACAAGATGCGGATGTGCCCGTGGCCATTCGCATCGGCGACGGACGCACGGCGGTTTATCATCCGTTGGGCCGCATCGAGGAATTGTTGAGCGAGTTCACGTGCGTCAAGGGCATTCAGGCTGCCGACATCCCCTTTGAAGAATATCCGCCGCCGGGCACAACGGAATCACTGGGTCCGGCGCCGATCGTAAAATGGCTGGCGGACGGCATCGAGTTGGCCGCGCGGTACGGGCGGTTCTACGCCATTTCACTCGATGAAATCCGCTGGCTGCGCGTGATGGCCAACGAGTCGTGCCTGCCGTTGTACCAGCGTATGCGGGAATGCGCGCCGT from Candidatus Hydrogenedentota bacterium encodes the following:
- a CDS encoding glycosyltransferase family 4 protein — translated: MKVLFLTLYPDVAASSRYRVAQFVPYLESRGISCTVACPLTAPEWDALTGPNRRHRPFWYHARETVRRVGQILGARRYDVVFVQKAIMTAYVRGLPELLRAQARRLVYDMDDAVHLAPPHPLPPVCRPIEDRSQILRLFAMADLVLAGNAWLAEAAKGAGARVEHFPTVVDTNRFTPGPPQDAFRIGWIGNASTTVCLAPAAGALAAMRGSVRLVGADAARVPFDGAEVAPWSLDRELETIRSFSAGIMPQPKEEWMRGKCALKALQYMACSVPCVATPFGAVLEFMRHDENGIFADNDAEWLDAFARLRDPALRRRIGEAGRATVEERYALCDAAPRLLGLLRSLP
- a CDS encoding glycosyltransferase family 9 protein — encoded protein: MNRILDRSMRAARWRVKGLLGLPRTIRVEICWRLGDEIMALPVYGGLRKAFPDCRIAVSCNFPELLEGNPAVDAVNERMTPDRCILLRSGPRTEIRIAHYARLAGIPIPAERPRLHLTDWSAPSVARYGGRFVAVAPGASWAIKRWPLDRWRALCEIIEAYGFPVVELGRNDEPIGVRHSLMGQTTVREAACILHAARLLVCCDSGLMHLARAADTPVVALFGPTNPSILMPGDDGLKAILSEEPCQGCWNNGQTEAAPGHCIRGRPTCLERITVDEAWARVQPLLT
- a CDS encoding 3-ketoacyl-ACP reductase, with product MGKAVALVTGASRGIGRGIALELAARGYDIAAMATRLEGPLRETAARIEALGARCLPVIGDLADLACHASLLDEALAAFGRIDLLVNNAGVAPATRLDILDTTTESYDRVMGINLRGPFFFTQRVARQMIRQTHDDSASRPSIVFITSISADTASPNRAEYCVSKAGLSMVARNFAVRLAEYGINVYEIRPGIIATDMTAGVREKYDRLIADGLLLQPRWGTPEDIGKAVAALAEGAFGYATGAVIEVGGGFGVKRL
- a CDS encoding glycosyltransferase — its product is MMRVCYVIPSLEIAGTERQLLYLLQGLARDCDLTVACTNRAGALAGEARRAGARVMELGVCSGWDPSAWWKLRRVFEAHRPDVVHSFLFGFDLYANLAARQTGVPVVISSRRQLATWKKRRHLFIQRRANQWVDCVVANSRAVAEFAIAQERADPRLFRIIPNGIAPDLFIRRADPHGLRPRYNIPPCSRVVGIVANFSPVKDHGLFVRMAGELRRRRADVHFLMVGIGPLVQSVESNLRARGLSDCFTRVASIADIADLYALMDVSVLCSKAEGFPNAILESMAASRPVVAAAVGGIPELIADGDTGRLIASRDPGAFADAVEWVLDHPEESRAMAARGASFVQDHFSVERMVEGYRALYAEFLEQTRWKDR